A window of Candidatus Eisenbacteria bacterium genomic DNA:
CAGCACCGTGCCCAGAATGATCAGTGCCGCGGCCGCCACGATGGCGACCGGAAGCACGAGGTCGCCGACCTGGAAGTTCACCGCCGCGCGCCGGCGCTGGGCCTTGTCCTCCTTGGGGAGAAGATTGATGCGGATCATTTCTTGTCTCCCAGGCGGCGCATCGCGAGCCCGATGGCGACCGTGAGCAACGGCGCCACCTTCATCACGTCCTGCCCCGCGAACAGCGCGGGGTCGTAGACCACGCGCGACAGCGGATTGGCGATCTCGCATGGCACGCCGAACCGGCGTCCGAGGAACTCCGGCAAGGCCGGCGTCAGCGCCGCGCCTCCGCAGAGCATGATCCGCGACAGCGCTCCGGCTTCGCCCGCGGTCCGCAGGTAGGCCTGCGCCCGCTCGATGGCGGTCGCCAGGCCTTCGCAGGCCGACTCGACCACGGGCGTGATCTCGATGCCCGAGGTCGACTCGCCGCGCACGGCGGAGGCCGCTTCGGTCTGGGTCACGTTGAACTTGCGCTGGGCCGCCTCGACGAATGTCCGGCCGCCGAGCTGGATGTCCTTGGTGAAGTAGGGGACACCGGCCTGAGTGATGTTGATGTTGGTGATCTCGGAGCCGACGTTGAGCGTCGCCACCACGTCTTCCGGCGCCAGATGGTAGTTGGCCTCGAGCGCGTTCTGGGCCGCGAAGGAGTCGACGTCCACGATCAGCGGGTTGAGTCCCGCTTCGCGGATGAGATCGCTGAAGGACATCACCATGTCCTTCTTGGCGGCGACCAGCAGGACCTGCATCTGCTTCGGATCGTTGGGCGCCGGGCCAAGGATCTCGAAGTCGAGCGACACGTCGTTGATGTCGTAGGGAACGTGCTGCTCGGCTTCCCAGATGACCGCCTGGTGCGCGTCCTCGGCGGACAGCTTGTTCATGATGATGCGCTTCACGATCACCGCACGCCCGCTGACTGCGGCGACCACGTTCTTCGTCTGGATCCCTCGCGACTCCAGCAGGTTGCCGATGGCGTCGATCACGAGCTGGCGGTCCATGATCTCGCCGTCGACGATGGCCTCGGCGAGCGGCTGCGACACGCCCCAGTTGACCAGGCGGTGGCTCTTGTTGGCGTGGCTCTCCATTTCGGCGAGCTTCACGGTGTTGCTGCCGATGTCCAATCCCACGAGCGCTTGCTTCTTGCCGAAGAGCATGGGTTCACTCCCTGATCCAGTCGGTCGCGGATGTCGGACGGGTCGCGGCGTGTCGCCACGGCGACTTCGTGAGTCGCCGTCTCCGTTCCGTTGATCCGCCGTGGAAATTCATCGACCGGGGGTCGTCCCGGCTTGAGGGCGTTTTTCAACGGGTTCCGCCGGGGTGTTGCAGGGCACAAGGCGGGTTCTCGAATTCGGACGAGGCCGCTTTTTCGGGCGGTTTGCCCCTAGTGGCGCGACCCCATCCGGACCCGCGGAGTCGAGAGCTTCTTGACCGCCAGCTCGGTTCGGCCGGTCTCCAGCGCTTCCTGGATCTTGGCCAGCTCACGCTCGGCCATCTCGCGCATGAGCTTGTTGTTGGAGCGCTCGTAGACGTCGAGCCACAGCTCCTGCGCCACCCTCAGGTCCCCGGCGTGCTGCCGGGCGAAGGCCGCGAAACGGGCCGACTGCGGCGGGCCGTCGGGCTGACGCGAGGCCTGCTCGAAGTACTCGGCGGCCTTGCGCAGC
This region includes:
- the pilM gene encoding type IV pilus assembly protein PilM, giving the protein MLFGKKQALVGLDIGSNTVKLAEMESHANKSHRLVNWGVSQPLAEAIVDGEIMDRQLVIDAIGNLLESRGIQTKNVVAAVSGRAVIVKRIIMNKLSAEDAHQAVIWEAEQHVPYDINDVSLDFEILGPAPNDPKQMQVLLVAAKKDMVMSFSDLIREAGLNPLIVDVDSFAAQNALEANYHLAPEDVVATLNVGSEITNINITQAGVPYFTKDIQLGGRTFVEAAQRKFNVTQTEAASAVRGESTSGIEITPVVESACEGLATAIERAQAYLRTAGEAGALSRIMLCGGAALTPALPEFLGRRFGVPCEIANPLSRVVYDPALFAGQDVMKVAPLLTVAIGLAMRRLGDKK